A genomic window from Variovorax paradoxus includes:
- a CDS encoding SAM-dependent methyltransferase: MQNLIPKIESQLASLPVPIALELPDGRRVAQAGARVTLAFKEWTVLAKLAARQVGAIGEAYVEGKVQIEGAMRDLIDATVGMLPGNPAETDTGWWSRLQHRAKSHGSHSLRKDAAQIEFHYDVSDDFYALWLDPRRVYSCAYFRTPDLTLAQAQEAKLDHICRKLMLQPGERYLDIGSGWGALLLWAAEHYGVDATGITLSKNQHAYVQRLIEEKGLQGRVRVELRDYRELSVDQPFDKISSVGMFEHVGAANMPTYFRKIHSLLKPGGLVMNHGITSGELNYRQLGAGMGDFIEKYIFPGGELLHVTHVLRETAAAGLEMVDTESLRPHYARTLWAWSDALEAQLDTAREVLQRNGGRQAENAERVLRAYRLYLAGSAMSFEQGWISLHQMLSTRPDGKVEHGVLRGAQSVYPFARDYIYK, encoded by the coding sequence ATGCAAAACTTGATACCCAAGATCGAGTCGCAGCTGGCTTCGCTGCCTGTCCCCATCGCGCTGGAGCTGCCAGATGGCAGGCGCGTTGCCCAGGCGGGAGCCCGCGTCACCCTGGCCTTCAAGGAATGGACGGTGCTCGCCAAGCTGGCGGCCCGACAGGTGGGGGCCATCGGCGAAGCGTATGTCGAGGGCAAGGTGCAGATCGAGGGCGCCATGCGCGACCTGATCGACGCCACCGTCGGCATGCTGCCCGGCAACCCGGCCGAAACCGACACTGGTTGGTGGAGCCGCCTGCAGCACCGGGCAAAGTCCCATGGCTCGCACTCGCTGCGCAAGGACGCGGCCCAGATCGAGTTCCACTACGACGTCTCCGACGACTTCTACGCGCTGTGGCTGGACCCGCGCCGCGTGTATTCATGCGCCTACTTCCGCACGCCCGACCTCACGCTGGCCCAGGCGCAGGAAGCCAAGCTCGACCACATCTGCCGCAAGCTCATGCTGCAGCCGGGCGAGCGCTACCTCGACATCGGCTCAGGCTGGGGCGCGCTGCTGCTGTGGGCGGCCGAGCACTATGGCGTGGACGCCACCGGCATCACGCTGTCGAAGAACCAGCATGCCTACGTGCAGCGGCTCATCGAGGAAAAGGGCCTGCAGGGCCGCGTGCGCGTCGAACTGCGCGACTACCGCGAGCTGTCGGTCGACCAGCCCTTCGACAAGATCTCGTCAGTGGGCATGTTCGAGCACGTGGGCGCGGCCAACATGCCGACCTACTTCCGCAAGATCCATTCGCTGCTGAAGCCGGGCGGCCTGGTCATGAATCACGGCATCACCTCGGGCGAGCTCAACTATCGCCAGCTGGGCGCCGGCATGGGTGACTTCATCGAGAAATACATCTTCCCCGGCGGCGAGCTGCTGCACGTGACGCACGTGCTGCGCGAGACGGCCGCGGCCGGCCTGGAGATGGTCGACACCGAGAGCCTGCGCCCGCACTATGCGCGCACGCTCTGGGCCTGGTCGGATGCACTCGAGGCGCAGCTCGACACCGCGCGCGAGGTGCTGCAGCGCAACGGCGGCCGCCAGGCCGAGAACGCCGAGCGCGTGCTGCGGGCCTACCGCCTGTACCTCGCGGGCTCGGCCATGAGCTTCGAGCAGGGCTGGATCTCGCTGCACCAGATGCTGTCCACCAGGCCTGACGGCAAGGTCGAACACGGCGTTTTGCGCGGCGCGCAATCGGTGTACCCTTTTGCCCGTGACTACATCTACAAGTGA
- a CDS encoding DUF1840 domain-containing protein — translation MLYRFQSRASPDFVMLEVHARQLLDIVGKSAAPQGIITVEQIPGAIAAIEAALAREGSNAHNNDDYAVEGHANEAEKQHVGLHQRAIPLLHMLKDSLAEKKDVTWKT, via the coding sequence ATGCTCTATCGATTCCAGTCCCGAGCTTCCCCCGACTTCGTGATGCTCGAAGTGCATGCCCGCCAGTTGCTGGACATCGTCGGCAAGTCGGCGGCCCCGCAAGGCATCATCACGGTCGAGCAGATCCCCGGCGCCATCGCGGCCATCGAAGCCGCGCTGGCGCGCGAGGGCTCCAACGCCCACAACAACGACGACTACGCCGTCGAAGGCCACGCCAACGAGGCCGAGAAGCAGCATGTCGGGCTACATCAGCGTGCAATCCCCCTGCTCCACATGCTCAAGGATTCGCTGGCCGAAAAGAAGGACGTGACCTGGAAGACCTGA
- a CDS encoding bifunctional salicylyl-CoA 5-hydroxylase/oxidoreductase, which produces MNSLSPLKSAPASDLQRILCIGGGPAGLYFALLMKARNPALQITVVERNRPFDTFGWGVVLSDQTLGNLRAADAETAALIGNEFHHWDDIQVFFKGRQVRSGGHGFCGIGRKRLLNILQERCLALGVDLVFETDATDDQAIAAQYKADLVIASDGLNSRIRQRYADVFKPDVDLRNCRFVWLGTHQTFDAFTFAFEQTEHGWFQAHAYQFDDKTSTFIVETPEAVWKAHGLDQMEQPEAVAFCEKLFAKYLGGHSLISNATHLRGSANWIRFPRVVCERWTHRIDVEGRSVPVVLMGDAAHTAHFSIGSGTKLALEDAIDLANEFAQGGTVDHVLEGYEARRSVEVLKIQNAARNSTEWFENVPRYTGMQIEQFAYSLLTRSQRISHENLRVRDTQWLGGYEQWLAGGKATAPMLMPYKVRGLTLKNRILVSPMATYSAVDGVPQDFLLVHLGARALGGAAMVFVEMTSPTPEGRITPACTGLYNDTQQAAFKRIVDFVHTQSSAKIAMQLGHSGPKGSTRVGWEGTDEPLESGNWPLLAASALPYGEQNQLPAAITRAEMDTLRDQFVDSTRRAVECGFDWLELHCAHGYLLSAFISPLTNLRTDEYGGDIEARCRYPLEVFRAMRAVWPADKPMSVRISAHDWAPGGNTDADAIVIARLFKEAGADFIDVSSGQTTRDAKPVYGRMYQTPFSDRIRNEVGISTIAVGAITDADQANSIIAAGRADLCAVARPHLADPAWTLHEAAKLQSRDVDWPKQYLSGRDQMYREIAKQQQLAAAANAAMAAQSGEETH; this is translated from the coding sequence ATGAACAGCCTCAGCCCGCTCAAATCCGCTCCCGCTTCGGACCTCCAGCGCATCCTGTGCATCGGCGGGGGGCCGGCAGGCCTCTACTTCGCCCTGTTGATGAAGGCGCGCAACCCGGCGCTGCAGATCACCGTGGTGGAACGCAACCGCCCCTTCGATACCTTCGGCTGGGGCGTGGTGCTGAGCGACCAGACGCTGGGCAACCTGCGCGCGGCCGACGCCGAGACCGCAGCGCTCATCGGCAACGAGTTCCACCACTGGGACGACATCCAGGTGTTCTTCAAGGGCCGCCAGGTGCGCTCGGGGGGGCATGGCTTCTGCGGCATCGGCCGCAAACGGCTGCTGAACATCCTGCAGGAGCGATGCCTCGCGCTCGGAGTCGACCTGGTGTTCGAAACCGACGCCACCGACGACCAGGCCATTGCCGCGCAGTACAAGGCCGATCTGGTGATCGCCAGCGACGGCCTCAATAGCCGCATCCGCCAGCGCTACGCTGACGTGTTCAAGCCCGACGTCGACCTGCGCAACTGCCGCTTCGTCTGGCTGGGCACGCACCAGACCTTCGACGCCTTCACCTTCGCCTTCGAACAGACCGAGCACGGCTGGTTCCAGGCGCATGCCTACCAGTTCGACGACAAGACTTCGACCTTCATCGTCGAGACGCCCGAAGCCGTGTGGAAGGCCCATGGCCTCGACCAGATGGAGCAGCCCGAGGCCGTCGCCTTCTGCGAGAAGCTGTTCGCCAAGTACCTCGGCGGCCACTCGCTGATCAGCAATGCCACGCACCTGCGCGGATCGGCCAACTGGATCCGCTTTCCGCGCGTGGTGTGCGAGCGCTGGACGCACCGCATCGACGTCGAAGGCCGCTCGGTGCCCGTGGTGCTGATGGGCGATGCTGCGCACACGGCGCATTTCTCCATCGGCTCTGGCACCAAGCTCGCGCTGGAAGACGCGATCGACCTGGCCAACGAATTCGCGCAGGGCGGCACGGTCGACCATGTGCTCGAAGGCTACGAGGCGCGCCGCAGCGTCGAAGTGCTGAAGATCCAGAACGCCGCACGCAACTCCACCGAGTGGTTCGAGAACGTGCCGCGCTACACCGGCATGCAGATCGAGCAGTTCGCCTATTCGCTGCTCACGCGCTCGCAGCGCATCAGCCACGAGAACCTGCGCGTGCGCGACACGCAATGGCTCGGCGGCTACGAGCAGTGGCTGGCAGGCGGCAAGGCGACGGCGCCGATGCTCATGCCCTACAAGGTGCGCGGGCTCACGCTGAAGAACCGCATCCTGGTGTCGCCGATGGCCACCTACAGCGCGGTCGACGGTGTGCCGCAGGACTTTTTGCTCGTGCACCTGGGCGCACGCGCACTTGGCGGCGCCGCCATGGTGTTCGTCGAAATGACCAGCCCGACGCCCGAAGGCCGCATCACGCCGGCCTGCACGGGCCTGTACAACGACACGCAGCAGGCAGCGTTCAAGCGCATCGTCGATTTCGTGCACACGCAGTCGAGCGCCAAGATCGCCATGCAGCTCGGCCACAGCGGGCCCAAGGGCTCCACCCGCGTGGGCTGGGAAGGCACCGACGAGCCGCTCGAAAGCGGCAACTGGCCTCTGCTGGCCGCGAGCGCGCTGCCCTACGGCGAACAGAACCAGCTTCCCGCCGCCATCACGCGCGCCGAGATGGACACGCTGCGCGACCAGTTCGTCGACTCAACCCGCCGCGCCGTCGAATGCGGCTTCGACTGGCTCGAACTGCACTGCGCGCACGGCTACCTGCTGTCGGCCTTCATCAGCCCGCTCACCAATCTACGCACCGACGAATACGGCGGCGACATCGAAGCCCGCTGCCGGTATCCGCTCGAAGTGTTCCGCGCCATGCGCGCCGTGTGGCCAGCAGACAAGCCCATGAGCGTGCGCATCTCCGCGCACGACTGGGCGCCCGGCGGCAACACCGACGCCGATGCGATCGTGATCGCACGGCTCTTCAAGGAAGCCGGCGCCGACTTCATCGACGTGTCTTCCGGCCAGACCACGCGCGACGCGAAGCCGGTGTACGGCCGCATGTACCAGACGCCGTTCTCGGACCGCATCCGCAACGAGGTCGGCATCTCGACCATTGCGGTCGGCGCCATCACCGACGCCGACCAGGCCAACAGCATCATCGCGGCCGGCCGCGCCGACCTGTGCGCCGTCGCGCGCCCGCACCTGGCTGACCCAGCATGGACGCTGCACGAAGCCGCCAAGCTGCAGAGCCGCGACGTCGACTGGCCCAAGCAATACCTCAGCGGTCGCGACCAGATGTACCGCGAGATCGCCAAGCAACAGCAGCTCGCAGCGGCAGCGAATGCCGCGATGGCCGCACAGAGCGGCGAGGAGACGCACTGA
- a CDS encoding LysR family transcriptional regulator produces MEPLNHLESFVQSAEGGSFSAAARRLGLTPAAVSKNVARLEARLGVRLFQRSTRSLTLTEGGERFLAQIGPALATLQEAVAGIDTDDGQPAGTLKVSMGQAFGREHVLPLMGDFLARYPAILPDWHFDNQQVDLVGEGFDAAIGGGIELSAGLVARELARIHVVAVASPRYMEGRKRPRHPSDLAALDTLLRRSSPTGRLRSWTLRHARGEEATVDLPRPRAIFNDPEAIAHAALMGLGVAMLPMPFVERGLRSGELLRLLPEWHQDAGAVWLYYPSKKLLPPKTRVFIDFVLERFRNERFAQRMQVA; encoded by the coding sequence ATGGAACCGCTCAATCACCTCGAATCCTTTGTGCAGAGCGCCGAAGGCGGCAGCTTCTCGGCCGCCGCCCGGCGCCTGGGGCTGACGCCGGCCGCAGTCAGCAAGAACGTGGCGCGGCTCGAGGCGCGGCTGGGCGTGCGGCTGTTCCAGCGCAGCACGCGCAGCCTCACGCTGACCGAGGGCGGCGAGCGATTCCTGGCGCAGATCGGCCCCGCGCTGGCCACGCTGCAGGAGGCCGTGGCCGGCATCGACACCGACGACGGCCAGCCCGCCGGCACGCTGAAGGTGAGCATGGGCCAGGCCTTCGGGCGCGAGCACGTGCTGCCGCTGATGGGCGACTTTCTCGCGCGCTACCCGGCCATCCTGCCGGACTGGCATTTCGACAACCAGCAGGTCGACCTGGTCGGCGAGGGTTTCGACGCGGCCATCGGCGGCGGCATCGAGCTGTCGGCCGGACTGGTGGCGCGGGAGCTGGCGCGCATCCACGTGGTGGCGGTGGCGTCGCCGCGCTACATGGAGGGGCGCAAGCGGCCCAGGCATCCCTCGGACCTGGCGGCGCTCGACACCCTGCTGCGCCGCTCCTCGCCCACGGGGCGGCTGCGCAGTTGGACGCTGCGGCATGCGCGCGGGGAGGAGGCCACGGTCGACCTGCCCCGGCCGCGCGCGATCTTCAACGACCCCGAAGCCATCGCGCATGCGGCGCTGATGGGGCTGGGCGTGGCGATGCTGCCGATGCCCTTCGTGGAGCGCGGGCTGCGCAGCGGCGAGCTGCTGCGGCTGCTGCCCGAATGGCATCAGGACGCGGGCGCAGTGTGGCTCTACTACCCGAGCAAGAAGCTGCTGCCGCCGAAGACGCGCGTGTTCATCGACTTCGTGCTGGAGCGTTTTCGCAACGAGCGGTTTGCGCAGCGCATGCAGGTGGCCTGA
- a CDS encoding SDR family oxidoreductase, whose product MTSSNASSSPVLAGKVAFVTGGSRGIGAAIVRRLVRDGAAVAFSYASSSAPADELVRSIQSEGGRALALKIDSADAAALTAGIDEAARAFGKIDILVNNAGVFLGGTLDDFSLEDFDKTLNVNVRAVFVAAKAASRHMGEGGRIINIGSTNAERMPWPGGSAYAMSKSALVGMVQGLSRDLGPRGITVNNVQPGPVNTDMNPVDGPNAAAMHGLMALARHARPEEIAGMVGYLASPEAAFVTGASLNIDGGFAA is encoded by the coding sequence ATGACTTCCAGCAATGCTTCTTCTTCCCCCGTCCTGGCCGGCAAGGTCGCCTTCGTCACCGGCGGTTCGCGCGGCATCGGCGCCGCCATCGTGCGGCGCCTGGTGCGCGACGGCGCCGCCGTGGCCTTCAGCTACGCCAGCTCCAGCGCCCCGGCCGACGAGCTGGTGCGCAGCATCCAGTCCGAAGGCGGCCGCGCCCTCGCGCTGAAGATCGACAGCGCCGACGCTGCCGCGCTCACCGCCGGCATCGACGAAGCGGCCCGCGCCTTCGGCAAGATCGACATCCTCGTGAACAACGCCGGCGTGTTCCTGGGCGGCACCCTCGACGACTTCTCGCTCGAAGATTTCGACAAGACGCTGAACGTCAACGTGCGCGCCGTGTTCGTCGCTGCCAAGGCGGCCTCGCGCCACATGGGCGAAGGCGGCCGCATCATCAACATCGGCAGCACCAACGCCGAGCGCATGCCCTGGCCGGGCGGCAGCGCCTATGCGATGAGCAAGTCGGCGCTGGTCGGCATGGTGCAGGGCCTGTCGCGCGACCTCGGCCCGCGCGGCATCACGGTCAACAACGTGCAGCCCGGCCCGGTCAACACCGACATGAATCCGGTCGACGGTCCCAACGCCGCTGCCATGCATGGGCTGATGGCGCTGGCTCGCCATGCGCGTCCGGAAGAAATCGCCGGCATGGTCGGCTACCTGGCCAGCCCGGAGGCCGCGTTCGTGACCGGCGCCAGCCTGAACATCGACGGCGGCTTTGCAGCCTGA
- a CDS encoding ShlB/FhaC/HecB family hemolysin secretion/activation protein: MHAIKKNGKGPPGRCRRVVWLAVMAMGAQGAAFAQTPSSAPSAAPATTAAEPARKVDIAEYIVRGNTVLDARAIEKAVTPFLGPERTLKDVEGARDALLAAYQAAGYQSVYVDLPEQQVTQGVVFLQVNETRVGRVRVVGAEYNSPLDVRDQVPALKEGSVPNFNKAQAELTALNRGPKRQVMPLVRQGSMPGTMDVDLKVEDSSPWRASVGLNNDYSADTRKLRATASIGHDNLWQLGHSASISFFGAPQDLSQTKVISASYAAPLPGTNWSLEANALSSDSNVATVGGTDVLGKGHSFGLKATYTVPNAGNWWHAFSVGIDFKNNKEALTLKGSGDTVPLKYAPITLSYSGLRQSEKSQYGVGVSLVVGTSSSFKYGSDWQAFDYKRYKASPSFMVLKADLNGMHTFDGGSQLAFRFNGQITDSPLVSSEQIAGGGMNSVRGYLSAEATGDYGVVGSVELRSQPLTYLGSVVENWRVYAFADAARLRLKSPLPEQEDRFSLYSVGVGTTFKLGQYLAGRVDIGYPLTDGPRTKKHDPRVNFSLTANY; this comes from the coding sequence ATGCATGCAATCAAGAAGAACGGGAAAGGCCCGCCGGGACGCTGTCGTCGCGTCGTGTGGCTGGCAGTGATGGCGATGGGCGCGCAGGGAGCCGCCTTCGCCCAGACACCTTCGTCCGCGCCGTCCGCCGCACCCGCGACCACCGCCGCCGAGCCCGCGCGCAAGGTCGACATCGCCGAATACATCGTGCGCGGCAACACCGTGCTCGACGCGCGTGCCATCGAGAAGGCGGTCACGCCCTTCCTCGGCCCCGAGCGCACGCTGAAAGACGTGGAGGGCGCGCGCGACGCACTGCTCGCGGCCTACCAGGCGGCGGGCTACCAGTCGGTGTATGTCGACCTGCCAGAGCAGCAGGTGACGCAGGGCGTGGTGTTCCTGCAGGTCAACGAGACCCGCGTGGGCCGCGTGCGCGTGGTGGGCGCCGAGTACAACTCGCCGCTCGATGTGCGCGACCAGGTGCCGGCGTTGAAGGAGGGCAGCGTGCCCAACTTCAACAAGGCGCAGGCAGAACTCACTGCGCTCAACCGTGGCCCCAAGCGGCAGGTGATGCCGCTGGTGCGCCAGGGCAGCATGCCGGGCACCATGGACGTCGATCTCAAGGTCGAAGACTCGAGCCCGTGGCGCGCCAGCGTCGGCCTCAACAACGACTACAGCGCCGACACGCGCAAGCTGCGCGCCACCGCATCGATCGGCCACGACAACCTCTGGCAGCTGGGCCACAGTGCCTCCATCAGCTTCTTCGGCGCGCCGCAGGACCTGAGCCAGACGAAGGTGATCTCGGCCTCGTACGCCGCGCCGCTTCCGGGCACCAACTGGAGCCTGGAAGCCAATGCGCTCTCGTCAGACAGCAACGTGGCCACCGTGGGCGGCACCGACGTGCTCGGCAAGGGCCACTCGTTCGGCCTGAAGGCGACCTATACCGTGCCGAATGCCGGCAACTGGTGGCACGCGTTCAGCGTCGGCATCGACTTCAAGAACAACAAGGAAGCGCTCACGCTGAAGGGCAGCGGCGACACCGTGCCGCTCAAGTACGCGCCGATCACGCTGTCGTACTCGGGCTTGCGCCAGTCGGAGAAGAGCCAGTACGGCGTGGGCGTCTCGCTGGTGGTGGGCACCAGCAGCTCGTTCAAGTACGGCAGCGACTGGCAGGCCTTCGACTACAAGCGCTACAAGGCGTCGCCCAGCTTCATGGTGCTGAAGGCCGACCTCAACGGCATGCACACCTTCGACGGCGGCTCGCAGCTCGCCTTCCGTTTCAACGGGCAGATAACCGATTCGCCGTTGGTGTCGAGCGAGCAGATCGCCGGCGGCGGCATGAACTCGGTGCGCGGCTATCTCTCTGCCGAAGCCACCGGCGACTACGGCGTGGTGGGCTCGGTCGAGCTGCGCAGCCAGCCGCTGACCTATCTGGGCAGCGTGGTCGAGAACTGGCGTGTGTACGCCTTTGCCGATGCAGCGCGGCTGCGCCTGAAGAGCCCGCTGCCCGAACAGGAAGACCGCTTCTCGCTGTACTCGGTCGGCGTGGGGACCACCTTCAAGCTTGGTCAATACCTCGCGGGCCGCGTCGACATCGGCTACCCGCTCACGGACGGCCCGCGCACGAAGAAGCACGACCCGCGAGTGAATTTCAGCCTCACCGCGAACTACTGA
- a CDS encoding ExbD/TolR family protein, which translates to MANTAAKFGTRKRAGGINITPFVDVLLVVLVIFILTSNASIPGIKVDLPKASASVALEKPKTKAITIDNAGNVFLDAYPVTLPELEERLRTEKALSPDFPVIVRGDASVQYAKVVDVLDLLRRIELNQIGLVTGKQK; encoded by the coding sequence ATGGCAAACACCGCAGCCAAGTTCGGCACCCGCAAGCGCGCGGGCGGCATCAACATCACGCCCTTCGTCGACGTGCTGCTGGTGGTGCTGGTGATCTTCATCCTCACCAGCAACGCCAGCATTCCCGGCATCAAGGTCGACCTGCCCAAGGCCAGCGCCTCGGTGGCGCTGGAAAAGCCCAAGACCAAGGCCATCACCATCGACAACGCGGGCAACGTGTTCCTCGACGCCTATCCGGTCACGCTGCCCGAGCTAGAGGAGCGCCTGCGCACCGAGAAGGCCCTGTCGCCCGACTTTCCCGTGATCGTGCGCGGCGATGCCAGCGTGCAATACGCGAAGGTGGTCGACGTGCTCGACCTGCTGCGCCGCATCGAGCTGAACCAGATCGGCCTCGTGACTGGCAAGCAGAAGTGA
- a CDS encoding DUF2341 domain-containing protein produces the protein MRRLLFIVLTLLSTLLPGLAHAWWQAEWSYRKPITIDGGPQAGAIGSDAGRVPVLVRLHTGNFKFEGVSETGADLRFVAADDKTVLNHQIEQFDPLLGMALIWVDVPNVSAGTPQKLWMYYGNPKAPASGNGQRSFDPDYTLVYHFAEGAVPPRDTTAYGNNGQTTTVPVEGTVIGRGAQLGSGALMLPATPSLAVQAGGTLTFSAWVRPDQLGARQAIYTRRDGAGELVVGIDQGVPFVQVNGQRSAPGQPIQAGQWSHIAVKAEGEKVALYVGGRPTVSLAAKLPALNTAAALGADVPATAPTASAPQGAQPAAALAAFTGAIDEVRLSKVARADALLLADAISQGAESRLTAFGADEQQAGKSHFGFILAAMPLDAWVVVGLLGLMMVLSWAIMIGKGRSYGATSRANAAFIEHFREAAGAPLDRLAVSNTVPEDVRADSSLWRLYEVAIDEMRRRHDRGYDLSAVSSATIGAIRAAMDGVMVRETERMSKRMNWLSTTIEGAPYVGLFGTVIGIMLVFVVAAMAGAVDINSVAPGMAAALLCTAAGLGVAIPALFGYNWLASRSDAIGADMAVFVDEFVTRLAEEQGEGRSMPQAVAKRA, from the coding sequence ATGCGACGCCTTCTTTTCATCGTGCTCACGCTGCTGAGCACACTCCTGCCGGGCCTGGCCCATGCCTGGTGGCAAGCCGAGTGGTCCTATCGCAAACCCATCACCATCGACGGCGGTCCGCAGGCCGGCGCCATCGGCAGCGATGCCGGCCGCGTGCCGGTACTGGTGCGCCTGCACACAGGCAACTTCAAGTTCGAAGGCGTGAGTGAAACCGGCGCCGACCTGCGCTTTGTCGCAGCGGACGACAAGACGGTGCTGAACCACCAGATCGAGCAGTTCGATCCGCTGCTGGGCATGGCGCTGATCTGGGTCGACGTGCCCAACGTCTCGGCCGGCACGCCGCAGAAGCTGTGGATGTACTACGGCAACCCGAAGGCGCCCGCCTCGGGCAACGGCCAGCGCAGCTTCGACCCCGACTACACGCTGGTCTATCACTTCGCAGAAGGCGCAGTGCCGCCGCGCGACACCACGGCTTATGGCAACAACGGCCAGACCACCACCGTGCCCGTCGAAGGCACCGTCATCGGCAGGGGTGCGCAGCTGGGCAGTGGCGCACTGATGCTGCCGGCCACGCCGTCGCTCGCCGTGCAGGCCGGCGGCACGCTCACCTTCTCCGCATGGGTCAGGCCCGACCAGCTCGGCGCGCGCCAGGCGATCTACACGCGCCGCGACGGTGCCGGCGAGCTCGTGGTCGGTATCGACCAGGGTGTGCCCTTCGTGCAGGTCAACGGCCAGCGCAGCGCGCCGGGCCAGCCGATCCAGGCCGGCCAGTGGTCGCACATCGCGGTGAAGGCCGAAGGCGAGAAAGTGGCGCTCTACGTCGGTGGCCGTCCCACCGTATCGCTGGCGGCGAAGCTGCCGGCGCTGAACACGGCCGCCGCGCTCGGCGCCGATGTGCCGGCCACCGCGCCCACTGCATCAGCCCCGCAGGGCGCTCAACCCGCCGCCGCCCTCGCGGCGTTCACCGGCGCCATCGACGAAGTGCGCCTGTCGAAGGTCGCTCGCGCCGACGCGCTGCTGCTGGCCGACGCCATCTCGCAAGGCGCCGAGTCGCGCCTCACCGCCTTCGGCGCCGACGAGCAGCAGGCCGGCAAGAGCCACTTCGGCTTCATCCTTGCCGCCATGCCGCTGGACGCATGGGTCGTCGTCGGCCTGCTGGGCCTGATGATGGTGCTGTCGTGGGCCATCATGATCGGCAAGGGCCGCAGCTACGGCGCCACCTCGCGCGCCAACGCCGCCTTCATCGAGCACTTTCGCGAAGCCGCCGGCGCACCGCTCGACCGCCTGGCCGTGAGCAACACCGTGCCCGAGGATGTGCGTGCCGATTCGTCGCTGTGGCGCCTGTACGAAGTGGCCATCGACGAGATGCGCCGCCGCCATGACCGCGGCTACGACCTGAGCGCTGTGTCGAGCGCCACCATTGGTGCCATCCGTGCCGCCATGGACGGCGTGATGGTGCGCGAGACCGAGCGCATGTCCAAGCGCATGAACTGGCTCTCGACCACCATCGAGGGCGCGCCCTACGTCGGCCTGTTCGGCACCGTGATCGGCATCATGCTGGTGTTCGTGGTGGCGGCAATGGCCGGCGCGGTGGACATCAACTCGGTCGCGCCCGGCATGGCCGCCGCGCTGCTGTGTACCGCCGCGGGCCTGGGCGTCGCGATTCCCGCGCTGTTTGGCTACAACTGGCTCGCGTCGCGCTCCGATGCCATCGGCGCCGACATGGCCGTGTTCGTAGACGAGTTCGTCACGCGCCTGGCGGAAGAGCAGGGCGAAGGCCGCTCCATGCCGCAAGCCGTTGCCAAGCGCGCCTGA
- a CDS encoding Bug family tripartite tricarboxylate transporter substrate binding protein, with translation MTSSFSLFKPSRRTALAASVATALTLMATPSWAQGTWPTKPVRIVVPFAAGGTTDILARAVAPELSKAFGQQFIVDNRAGAGGNVGAEIVARAPNDGYTLLMGTVGTHGINRALYPKLPFDPIKDFAPITLVAAVPNVMEMNADKAKTLNIRNVQDFIKYAKANPGKLNMASSGSGTSIHLAGELFKSMTGTFMAHIPYKGSGPALLDMVGGNADVMFDNLPSSMAQIKAGKLTALAVTSAQRSPALPDIPTVEEVGGPSLKGYEASSWFGLLAPAGTSPEIVNRIQQEVAKSLSTPAIKEKMLAQGAIPSGNSPADFTKLIASEHVKWAKVVKDSGAKVD, from the coding sequence ATGACTTCTTCTTTCTCTCTCTTCAAGCCCAGTCGCCGCACCGCGCTGGCCGCATCCGTAGCCACCGCCCTGACCCTGATGGCCACCCCTTCGTGGGCCCAAGGCACCTGGCCGACCAAGCCGGTGCGCATCGTCGTGCCCTTTGCGGCCGGCGGTACCACCGACATCCTGGCGCGCGCCGTCGCGCCCGAACTGTCGAAGGCCTTCGGCCAGCAGTTCATCGTGGACAACCGCGCGGGCGCGGGCGGCAACGTGGGCGCCGAGATCGTGGCGCGCGCGCCGAACGACGGCTACACGCTGCTGATGGGCACGGTCGGCACGCACGGCATCAACCGCGCGCTGTACCCCAAGCTGCCCTTCGACCCGATCAAGGACTTCGCGCCCATCACGCTGGTGGCCGCCGTGCCGAATGTGATGGAGATGAACGCCGACAAGGCGAAGACGCTGAACATCCGCAACGTGCAGGACTTCATCAAGTACGCCAAGGCCAACCCGGGCAAGCTGAACATGGCGTCGAGCGGCAGCGGCACGTCGATCCACCTTGCGGGCGAGCTGTTCAAGAGCATGACGGGCACCTTCATGGCGCACATTCCGTACAAGGGCTCGGGCCCGGCGCTGCTGGACATGGTGGGCGGCAACGCCGACGTGATGTTCGACAACCTGCCCTCGTCGATGGCGCAGATCAAGGCCGGCAAGCTCACTGCCCTGGCCGTGACGAGCGCGCAGCGCTCACCCGCCCTGCCGGACATTCCGACGGTGGAAGAAGTGGGGGGCCCGTCGCTCAAGGGCTACGAGGCAAGCTCGTGGTTCGGGCTGCTGGCGCCGGCCGGCACCTCGCCCGAGATCGTGAACCGGATTCAGCAGGAAGTGGCCAAGTCGCTGAGCACGCCGGCCATCAAGGAAAAGATGCTCGCGCAGGGCGCGATTCCGAGCGGGAATTCACCCGCCGACTTCACGAAGCTCATTGCGAGCGAGCACGTGAAGTGGGCGAAGGTGGTGAAGGACTCCGGCGCGAAAGTGGACTGA